The following proteins are encoded in a genomic region of Burkholderia cepacia:
- a CDS encoding type II toxin-antitoxin system Phd/YefM family antitoxin, whose translation MRTIHFSDARSNLKTVIDQVVDDADVTLITRRDSPNAVIMSQDYYDSLMETVHLLRSPANVAHLERSIAQLRKGKAKEHKLAEDDE comes from the coding sequence ATGCGCACGATTCATTTTTCGGATGCCCGCAGTAATCTGAAGACCGTCATCGACCAGGTCGTCGACGACGCGGACGTGACGCTCATCACGCGCCGCGATTCGCCGAACGCCGTCATCATGTCGCAGGACTACTACGACAGCCTGATGGAGACGGTTCACCTGCTGCGCTCGCCGGCCAACGTCGCCCATCTCGAACGCTCTATCGCGCAACTGCGCAAGGGCAAGGCGAAAGAACACAAGCTCGCCGAGGATGATGAATGA